A genome region from Bacteroidia bacterium includes the following:
- a CDS encoding YceI family protein, producing the protein MMKNNLILCLLASTAMLISCDNGGGNQDGTDNDTTMTMEEGTDETAEGATMTATLNENQSSVMWTGTMLGVYAHTGTVDFKEGNLIMEDGKIVGGSFTVNLGTIVPTDENYNPEEGKSKEKLVGHLQSDDFFHVEEHPTARFEITGSSPEENKLMGNLTIRGITHEETVEDVSYDPASKTATGKLVFDRKKYNVNWDSPQDVVLSDDVELAINLTLQE; encoded by the coding sequence ATGATGAAAAACAACCTCATTTTGTGTCTTCTTGCTTCAACAGCAATGCTCATTTCTTGCGATAATGGAGGAGGAAACCAGGATGGCACAGACAATGACACGACAATGACGATGGAGGAGGGGACTGATGAAACTGCTGAAGGAGCAACAATGACGGCCACGCTGAATGAAAATCAAAGCAGCGTGATGTGGACCGGAACCATGTTAGGCGTTTATGCTCACACGGGAACGGTGGACTTCAAGGAAGGAAACCTCATTATGGAAGATGGAAAGATCGTAGGTGGCAGCTTTACTGTGAATCTTGGCACCATAGTCCCAACTGACGAAAATTATAATCCTGAAGAAGGCAAGAGCAAAGAAAAGCTGGTAGGCCATCTCCAATCGGATGATTTCTTTCATGTAGAGGAACATCCAACAGCTCGTTTTGAGATCACAGGTTCTTCACCAGAGGAGAACAAACTCATGGGCAATCTCACCATCCGCGGTATAACGCATGAAGAAACCGTAGAGGATGTTTCCTATGATCCGGCTAGTAAAACCGCTACCGGCAAGCTGGTTTTTGACCGCAAAAAGTACAACGTGAATTGGGACAGCCCGCAGGATGTTGTGCTTTCTGATG
- the glyA gene encoding serine hydroxymethyltransferase, which produces MKRDEAIFEIIKKERNRQEEGLELIASENFVSPQVMEAMGSVHTNKYAEGYPGRRYYGGCEFVDESENLAIERAKELFRAAYVNVQPHSGAQANAAVMLGCLNPGDTILGFNLSHGGHLTHGSAVNFSGKLYNPVFYHVEQETGLINYDTVMETAARKKPKLIIAGASAYSRDWDFKRFREIADETGALLMADIAHPAGIIARGHLNDPLPHCHIVTTTTHKTLRGPRGGMIMMGRDFENSWGLTTPKGEIRMMSQLLDSAVFPGTQGGPLEHVIAAKAIAFGEALTDEYDQYIRQVVRNAKAMAAAFQEKGYKVITGGTDNHLMLIDLRSKNLTGKKAENTLEGAHITINKNMVPFDDKSPFVTSGMRIGTSAITTRGMKENEMRQIVELIDKVLMNVENTQLIKDTGNEVKNLTKQFPLYPSL; this is translated from the coding sequence ATGAAAAGAGACGAAGCAATTTTTGAAATAATAAAAAAAGAAAGAAATCGCCAGGAAGAAGGGCTGGAACTGATCGCATCAGAGAATTTTGTGAGTCCGCAGGTAATGGAGGCCATGGGGAGTGTTCACACCAACAAATATGCTGAGGGGTATCCTGGCCGCAGGTACTATGGCGGTTGCGAATTTGTAGATGAATCAGAGAATCTGGCGATAGAAAGAGCGAAGGAACTCTTCAGGGCCGCTTACGTAAACGTGCAGCCCCACTCAGGTGCGCAGGCAAATGCTGCCGTAATGCTTGGATGCCTCAACCCTGGCGATACCATTCTTGGCTTCAACCTTTCTCATGGCGGGCACCTTACGCACGGCTCGGCTGTAAACTTTTCAGGTAAGCTGTATAACCCGGTATTTTATCATGTGGAGCAGGAAACCGGACTGATCAACTATGATACGGTGATGGAGACGGCTGCCCGTAAAAAGCCGAAGTTGATCATTGCCGGTGCCTCGGCCTATTCACGGGATTGGGATTTCAAACGGTTCAGAGAAATTGCTGATGAAACTGGCGCTTTACTGATGGCTGATATTGCGCACCCCGCAGGCATTATTGCCAGAGGCCACTTGAACGATCCGTTGCCACATTGCCATATCGTTACCACAACTACGCACAAAACACTGCGCGGCCCTCGTGGCGGCATGATCATGATGGGCCGTGATTTCGAGAATTCCTGGGGGCTCACTACCCCGAAAGGAGAAATTCGGATGATGTCGCAGTTGCTTGATTCAGCCGTCTTTCCCGGAACGCAGGGTGGCCCGCTGGAGCATGTAATCGCGGCCAAAGCCATAGCCTTTGGCGAGGCACTCACTGATGAGTATGACCAATACATCCGGCAAGTGGTGCGGAATGCAAAAGCGATGGCCGCTGCATTCCAGGAGAAAGGCTACAAGGTGATTACAGGAGGCACAGACAATCACCTGATGCTGATTGACCTGCGTTCCAAGAACCTGACGGGAAAAAAGGCCGAAAACACCCTTGAAGGTGCGCACATCACCATTAATAAAAACATGGTTCCATTCGATGATAAATCACCTTTTGTTACTTCCGGAATGCGCATCGGAACTTCGGCTATCACTACACGAGGAATGAAAGAAAATGAAATGAGGCAGATCGTGGAATTAATTGATAAAGTGCTGATGAACGTGGAGAATACTCAATTAATAAAGGACACCGGAAATGAAGTTAAAAACCTGACTAAACAATTTCCGCTTTATCCATCATTATAG
- a CDS encoding gliding motility-associated C-terminal domain-containing protein — translation MKKIVLYIFLFLLSSQGIKASHIVGGDFSLQHQGGDQYLLTLKVFRDCQNGVPPFNEPLYVGMFEKGTNIMVKSYRFNNIKSNDTLIFVGDNCINIPDGCTHIGLYQQVINLSPSEFNSARGYYFSWERCCRNVIIKNIEIGDDPQGEVGMAFYMEIPPLSIQNSTPVFNRDPLTLLCVGNPFTFNYNVTDADGDSLVYSLVEPLKGTLTQMNPNDPNSPDYPIINPGPYHKADWRKGYHLGFIIDGDPTLSIHPRTGELNITPTRQGVYVVSILVEEYRNGVKIGEVRRELQFTISTCNQNTAPEISENIQNEVYTIAATDKLCLPISATDADPNDSLFLTFEGDVFPGGSISAPFATMSNARGFRSVSTEFCWQTVCAHASEVDTYEIVVRVTDNGCPIAKTSVARFQIVVLPPPTIDPPAMVCFDREGPDALTVRWGRFDSTDHFREFVLVKEFPDGTTESFTFTNPANTSYYDNEAFDNKTVDYCYYMYGINICGKVGDTSYRLCTSINRDSVPDPTHVVTATVTEEEAVKVIWEEAVEPDFYGYKLFRKENSPDSQYEQIAFITNRDQLSHEDRSVNVHTSSYCYSVTVLDQCGYESDTSNRGCNVVLSGTSFPFEHSLQWTSYDQWDHGVKKYELMRRDPVIPYSVISSGSESAFSYLDQNLNEDEGAYWYKIVAHEEDGNSSRNATSESNEVFLFQPPLLYVPNAFTPNDDDINDDWGIKPVFVKSYEIKVYNRWGQLVYESQNKRAQWKGDYRRTAAFHGVYVYLITYTGWDDSIHYRKGTVTVYD, via the coding sequence ATGAAAAAAATCGTATTATATATTTTCCTGTTTCTATTGTCATCCCAAGGGATAAAGGCGTCTCATATTGTAGGAGGTGATTTTAGTCTTCAGCACCAGGGAGGAGATCAATATCTGCTGACCCTGAAAGTTTTCCGGGACTGCCAGAATGGAGTTCCACCATTCAATGAACCGCTTTATGTAGGGATGTTTGAGAAAGGCACCAACATCATGGTCAAAAGCTACCGGTTCAATAATATTAAAAGTAATGACACCCTGATTTTTGTGGGAGATAACTGCATAAACATTCCCGATGGCTGCACGCACATTGGGCTGTATCAGCAGGTGATCAATCTCAGCCCTTCTGAATTTAACAGTGCCAGAGGCTATTACTTTAGCTGGGAGCGCTGTTGCCGGAACGTTATCATCAAAAATATTGAGATAGGAGATGATCCCCAGGGAGAAGTAGGAATGGCCTTCTATATGGAGATCCCTCCCCTCAGCATCCAGAACTCAACCCCGGTTTTCAATCGCGATCCCCTTACGTTATTGTGCGTTGGCAACCCATTCACCTTCAATTATAATGTGACAGATGCGGACGGTGATTCACTGGTTTATTCGCTCGTAGAACCTTTGAAAGGAACGCTAACACAAATGAATCCCAATGATCCTAACAGTCCCGATTATCCCATTATCAATCCGGGACCTTACCATAAGGCTGATTGGAGAAAGGGATACCATCTAGGGTTCATCATTGACGGAGACCCAACGCTTTCTATTCACCCCCGCACCGGAGAGTTGAATATTACGCCAACCCGCCAGGGCGTTTATGTAGTGTCAATTCTTGTTGAAGAATACCGGAATGGGGTGAAAATAGGCGAAGTAAGGCGCGAGCTTCAGTTTACGATAAGTACCTGCAACCAAAACACCGCACCTGAAATTTCAGAAAACATTCAGAACGAAGTTTATACAATAGCTGCAACTGACAAACTGTGCCTGCCGATATCCGCAACAGATGCTGATCCAAATGATTCGCTGTTTTTGACTTTTGAAGGTGATGTATTTCCCGGAGGAAGTATTTCTGCACCTTTTGCCACGATGAGTAACGCGCGAGGTTTCAGGTCGGTTTCAACCGAATTCTGCTGGCAAACCGTTTGTGCCCATGCCTCCGAAGTGGATACCTATGAGATAGTCGTGAGGGTTACGGACAATGGATGCCCTATTGCCAAAACTTCTGTGGCCAGATTCCAGATCGTAGTGCTGCCACCACCCACCATAGATCCTCCGGCAATGGTTTGTTTTGACAGGGAAGGCCCTGATGCCCTTACCGTAAGGTGGGGACGATTTGATTCCACGGACCATTTCAGGGAATTTGTATTGGTAAAAGAATTCCCTGACGGAACCACGGAATCGTTTACGTTTACCAATCCTGCAAATACTTCCTATTATGACAATGAAGCGTTTGATAACAAGACAGTAGATTATTGCTATTACATGTACGGGATCAATATCTGCGGAAAAGTGGGCGATACCAGTTACCGGCTTTGCACCAGCATAAACAGAGATTCTGTCCCGGATCCTACTCACGTGGTAACAGCTACCGTTACGGAAGAAGAGGCTGTAAAAGTAATTTGGGAAGAAGCAGTTGAACCGGATTTTTACGGTTATAAACTCTTCAGAAAAGAGAATTCTCCGGATTCCCAATACGAGCAAATTGCTTTTATTACTAACAGAGACCAATTGTCCCACGAGGATCGCTCAGTTAATGTACATACTTCATCCTACTGCTACAGTGTGACAGTATTAGACCAGTGTGGCTATGAAAGCGATACCAGCAATCGTGGATGCAATGTGGTACTGTCCGGTACTTCATTCCCTTTTGAGCACTCCCTGCAATGGACATCGTACGACCAGTGGGATCATGGGGTTAAAAAATATGAGCTGATGAGGCGCGATCCGGTAATTCCCTATTCTGTAATCAGCTCCGGCAGCGAGTCAGCCTTTTCATACCTCGACCAGAATTTGAATGAAGATGAAGGAGCATATTGGTACAAGATCGTTGCGCATGAAGAAGATGGCAACTCAAGCCGGAACGCCACCAGTGAGTCCAACGAGGTTTTTCTCTTTCAGCCGCCATTGCTCTATGTTCCTAATGCATTTACTCCCAATGACGATGATATCAATGATGATTGGGGTATTAAGCCTGTTTTTGTGAAATCTTATGAGATCAAAGTCTACAATCGCTGGGGCCAGTTGGTTTATGAGTCTCAGAACAAACGGGCGCAGTGGAAGGGCGATTACAGAAGAACAGCCGCCTTTCATGGAGTTTATGTCTACCTCATTACCTATACCGGCTGGGATGACAGCATCCATTACCGCAAAGGAACCGTAACGGTCTACGATTAA
- a CDS encoding transglycosylase SLT domain-containing protein — translation MATKLFYVFFFLLGIAVSSLFIYANSPEEKKYQMEFRNDYRIYAFNLPENITFAGEKVPVHDFEVAERLDREMLVNTYWQSQTLLFLKRSNRYLPEIAETLKRNGVPEDFKYLALIESGLTNAISPAGATGFWQFIEGTAKQYGMEINADVDERYHVQKSTEAACMYLKEAHKKFGNWTLVAASYNMGMYGLQKRLDDQQVSSYYDLALNSETSRYVFRILAAKEIMENPQNYGFHFRENHLYPRIKTESVIVDSAVDNWVAFAKDHGITYKALKYFNPWVRNTKLSNRAGKTYYVDIPVEKNIDSFFVNTLEVEEEEIEELKEAARQKEELLTPEEDEQTDLVQHTVKSGETISSISLFYKVKAEDVMKWNDLENSSIKTGQVLTIYLKKVE, via the coding sequence ATGGCCACCAAACTCTTTTACGTCTTTTTCTTCCTTTTAGGTATCGCTGTCTCCAGCCTGTTTATTTATGCAAACAGCCCGGAGGAGAAGAAGTACCAGATGGAATTCAGAAACGATTATCGCATCTATGCTTTCAATCTGCCGGAGAATATAACTTTTGCAGGCGAAAAGGTACCGGTACATGATTTTGAAGTAGCTGAACGGCTGGACCGCGAAATGCTCGTGAACACTTACTGGCAGTCGCAAACGCTGTTATTCCTGAAAAGATCTAACCGCTACTTGCCGGAAATTGCTGAGACCTTGAAAAGGAACGGGGTACCGGAAGATTTCAAATACCTGGCACTCATAGAGAGCGGCCTTACCAATGCAATTTCTCCAGCCGGAGCCACCGGGTTCTGGCAGTTTATAGAAGGAACCGCGAAGCAATATGGGATGGAGATCAATGCTGATGTGGACGAGCGCTATCATGTCCAGAAGTCAACCGAAGCCGCATGCATGTATTTGAAGGAAGCGCATAAGAAATTCGGAAACTGGACTCTTGTTGCTGCAAGCTACAACATGGGAATGTACGGATTACAGAAAAGGCTGGATGACCAGCAGGTTTCATCCTATTATGATCTGGCCCTTAATTCAGAAACTTCACGGTATGTTTTCAGGATCCTTGCTGCCAAAGAAATAATGGAAAACCCCCAGAACTATGGTTTTCACTTCAGGGAGAATCATCTTTATCCCCGGATTAAGACAGAATCGGTTATCGTTGATTCGGCTGTAGACAATTGGGTAGCCTTTGCAAAAGATCATGGGATCACTTATAAAGCGTTAAAATATTTCAACCCCTGGGTGCGTAATACAAAGCTCAGCAACAGGGCAGGAAAAACATACTACGTTGATATTCCGGTCGAAAAGAACATAGATAGCTTTTTCGTCAACACACTGGAAGTGGAAGAGGAAGAGATCGAAGAGCTGAAAGAAGCTGCAAGGCAGAAAGAAGAGTTACTTACACCGGAAGAAGACGAACAAACAGACCTCGTACAGCATACGGTAAAATCCGGTGAAACCATCAGCAGTATTTCATTATTTTATAAAGTGAAAGCAGAGGACGTGATGAAATGGAATGATCTGGAAAATTCCAGCATTAAAACAGGACAGGTTTTAACGATTTATCTAAAAAAAGTTGAGTGA
- a CDS encoding tetratricopeptide repeat protein, producing MNLNIYCASFLMLMASLLSSCQQNEETGKHAEEVYERLKNEEVERLKTVYRKSMEYGDGNTAIYALQNLMLIDSQYVDYSDTLATLYFGNGKYQAALAVTDEALEKEPENLEMLEIAAMANTFMGENDEALNIFRELYRLSGNAQYLYRIAIAQISDDDFEGARTSIDSLFAHPGIETDSVTVPVGQNHSQEVPLKAAALNLRGFYFGQRQEMEKAREFFLRALAVDPEFVLPQGALREMSGISGRGE from the coding sequence ATGAATTTAAATATTTACTGCGCGTCATTTCTGATGTTGATGGCCTCTCTGTTGTCATCCTGTCAGCAAAATGAAGAAACCGGCAAACATGCTGAGGAAGTATATGAGCGGCTAAAAAATGAAGAGGTAGAACGGCTTAAAACCGTTTATAGAAAAAGCATGGAATATGGTGATGGGAACACGGCTATTTACGCTCTTCAGAATCTGATGCTCATTGATTCACAATATGTGGATTATAGCGATACCCTCGCAACCCTGTACTTTGGAAATGGGAAATACCAAGCTGCCCTGGCTGTAACGGATGAAGCATTGGAGAAAGAACCGGAAAACCTGGAAATGCTGGAGATCGCAGCCATGGCAAATACTTTTATGGGAGAAAACGATGAAGCACTGAACATCTTCCGGGAATTGTACCGCCTGTCAGGAAATGCCCAATATCTCTATCGTATCGCTATCGCACAAATCTCTGATGATGATTTTGAAGGAGCCAGAACATCTATTGACAGTTTGTTTGCCCACCCCGGAATAGAAACCGATTCTGTAACCGTGCCGGTGGGCCAGAACCACAGCCAGGAGGTACCCCTAAAAGCGGCAGCTCTCAACCTCCGGGGCTTCTATTTCGGCCAGCGGCAGGAGATGGAAAAAGCGCGTGAATTTTTCCTTCGCGCGCTCGCAGTTGATCCCGAGTTCGTCCTGCCCCAGGGAGCGTTAAGAGAAATGAGTGGAATATCCGGAAGGGGAGAGTGA
- the pdxH gene encoding pyridoxamine 5'-phosphate oxidase — protein sequence MPVITGMNHNHHVSSLRKEYFPKTLELAAMPDNPVELFGQWFDAALDAQIIEPNAMTLATVNSVGRPSARVVLLKGFDSSGFEFYTNYNSRKGKEINDNPYAALVFLWLPMERQIRIEGRLKKLPVEKSDEYFHSRPRGSQLGALVSPQSEVIESRENLDKVLLDLAEEFDQKEIPRPKHWGGYQLMPDYMEFWQGRPNRLHDRIAYSRISEEEWKRVRLAP from the coding sequence ATGCCGGTAATCACAGGAATGAATCATAATCACCACGTTTCTTCATTGCGAAAAGAATATTTTCCTAAAACATTAGAATTAGCAGCCATGCCAGACAATCCTGTTGAACTGTTTGGGCAATGGTTTGATGCGGCTCTTGATGCGCAAATAATTGAACCCAATGCGATGACGCTTGCTACTGTAAATTCAGTGGGCAGACCCTCCGCCCGCGTAGTATTGCTGAAGGGTTTTGATTCCAGCGGCTTTGAGTTCTATACTAACTACAACAGCCGGAAAGGAAAGGAAATCAATGATAATCCTTATGCTGCCCTGGTATTTTTATGGCTGCCGATGGAGCGGCAAATACGCATAGAAGGACGGCTGAAAAAATTACCGGTAGAGAAATCGGATGAATATTTCCATAGCCGGCCACGGGGCAGCCAGCTTGGAGCCCTTGTTTCTCCCCAAAGCGAAGTAATTGAAAGCCGCGAAAACCTGGACAAGGTACTGCTCGACCTTGCAGAAGAATTTGACCAGAAGGAGATTCCGCGCCCAAAACACTGGGGCGGATACCAACTGATGCCGGATTACATGGAATTCTGGCAAGGCCGGCCCAATCGTTTGCACGACAGGATTGCCTATTCCCGCATTTCAGAGGAAGAATGGAAAAGAGTACGTCTGGCGCCCTGA
- a CDS encoding DUF4870 domain-containing protein, with product METNKPFQSEPFDAPGSPQTLSKDDRNWGMLAHLSALSGYVIPFGWFLGPLVVWLVKREEIPFVNDQGREALNFNISMCIYALISAILFLVLVGFVLIVIVMVLHLVFTLIATIKASEGNMYRYPLTIRFVN from the coding sequence ATGGAAACCAACAAACCTTTTCAATCAGAACCCTTTGATGCGCCAGGGAGCCCCCAAACACTGAGCAAAGATGACCGAAACTGGGGCATGCTGGCACACCTTTCAGCGCTATCAGGTTATGTTATACCCTTCGGCTGGTTCCTGGGTCCCTTAGTGGTGTGGCTTGTTAAAAGAGAAGAAATTCCTTTTGTGAATGATCAGGGAAGGGAAGCGCTTAACTTCAATATCTCTATGTGCATTTATGCCTTGATTTCAGCCATCCTGTTCCTGGTGCTGGTGGGTTTCGTGCTGATCGTTATCGTCATGGTGCTTCATCTCGTGTTCACGTTGATAGCAACAATTAAGGCCAGCGAAGGGAATATGTACCGCTACCCGCTTACCATCCGGTTTGTGAATTAG
- a CDS encoding biotin/lipoyl-containing protein encodes MAYEVKVNNKKTFQIEVENGELSLDGRELKIDIHSISENRLHVLYKGKSFRVGIVERQNTKTFGAEVNGNRYSIELKDRYDLLLEKLGLSSLADSGVDEIKAPMPGLVLKVLVEVGEEVQKDTPLMILEAMKMENVLKSPAAGKVKKIEVSQGQAVEKNQSLLLFE; translated from the coding sequence GTGGCTTACGAGGTTAAAGTAAATAATAAAAAAACATTTCAAATAGAAGTTGAAAACGGAGAACTGAGCCTGGATGGCCGGGAACTAAAAATTGACATCCATTCCATAAGTGAGAACCGGCTTCATGTATTATATAAAGGGAAGTCCTTCAGAGTAGGAATTGTTGAGAGGCAAAATACCAAAACCTTTGGGGCGGAGGTGAATGGAAACCGGTATAGCATTGAGTTGAAAGACCGTTATGATCTGTTGCTGGAAAAACTTGGGCTGAGCAGCCTGGCCGATTCTGGCGTGGACGAAATTAAAGCTCCAATGCCCGGCCTCGTGCTGAAGGTGCTGGTGGAAGTTGGCGAAGAGGTACAGAAGGATACTCCGCTGATGATCCTTGAAGCAATGAAAATGGAGAACGTTCTTAAAAGTCCTGCCGCAGGAAAAGTAAAAAAAATCGAAGTGAGCCAGGGACAGGCGGTGGAAAAGAACCAATCGCTTTTGCTTTTTGAATAA
- the uvrA gene encoding excinuclease ABC subunit UvrA: METAPANQVEEKVEGGIIEIFGAREHNLKDIDLVLPRNKLIVFTGLSGSGKSSLAFDTIYAEGQRRYMESFSAYARQFIGSMKRPDVEKIDGLSPVISIEQKTVNRSPRSTVGTSTEIYDFLRLLYSKVADAYSITTGKKMVRFSDSEIYDTVVKQFAKRSVYLLSPLVRRRKGHYRELFEQYRKLGYTKARVDGEVITIKPGFQVSRYQIHDIELVIDRVKVDEKSEKRIKASIELALKQGNGSLMVVDSKSDASFNFSKNLMCPDSGISYDEPQPNTFSFNSPYGYCPACKGLGITWSFDVDRIFPDPELSIADGGIAPLGKDVDYWYKHVLKSIAKKFKFKLTDPIKKLSPEAIDAILYGADAEMQIETEFGDYSARFPGLVKTLEKSMGQKSSVFSKSDVAEVAYQTECQACHGYRLKEEALHFKIADMHIGEASSMQIDHFYKWIGKLEKSFEGNRKIIAAEILKEIKTRTSFLLDVGLNYLMLNRSSASISGGEAQRIRLATQIGSQLLNVLYILDEPSIGLHQRDNQRLIGALKNLRDIGNTVLVVEHDRDMIMEADYIVDLGPKAGIHGGEVVAKGSPDKIMEQLSITTDFLSGRANIRMPERRRKGSGKKLRVKGASGHNLKNVTLELPLGMLVCVTGVSGSGKSSLINETLYPILRSHFYNASGRPLPYKSIKGLEHLDKVIEIDQSAIGRTPRSNPATYTGMFTLIRNLFSDLPEAKIRGYKPGRFSFNVKGGRCEECKGGGLKLIEMNFLPDVYVECPSCFGKRYNRETLEVRYKGKSISDVLEMTIEESLEFFRNIPNIKRKLMTLNDVGLGYIHVGQPSTTLSGGEAQRVKLATELSKRDTGQTLYILDEPTTGLHFEDIRILMDVLQKLVTRGNTVLIIEHNMDVIKMADHIIDIGPEGGSKGGEIICSGTPEEVAAQDKGHTAKFLARELK; the protein is encoded by the coding sequence ATAGAGACCGCACCTGCAAATCAGGTTGAAGAAAAGGTAGAAGGCGGCATTATAGAAATTTTCGGGGCAAGAGAGCATAATCTCAAAGATATTGACCTCGTACTTCCCAGAAATAAGCTCATAGTTTTTACCGGCCTCAGCGGAAGCGGCAAATCCTCTCTGGCTTTCGATACTATTTATGCGGAAGGCCAGCGGAGATATATGGAAAGCTTCTCGGCTTATGCGCGCCAGTTTATCGGCAGTATGAAAAGGCCGGATGTTGAGAAGATAGACGGCCTCAGCCCGGTCATTTCTATAGAGCAAAAAACCGTTAACAGAAGTCCGCGCTCTACGGTGGGCACTTCTACAGAGATCTACGACTTTCTTCGCCTGCTTTATTCCAAAGTAGCGGACGCCTATTCCATTACCACCGGCAAAAAAATGGTGCGTTTCTCTGATAGTGAGATCTATGATACGGTGGTAAAGCAATTTGCCAAACGCAGCGTATACCTGCTCTCTCCGCTGGTAAGGCGGAGGAAAGGACACTACCGTGAATTATTTGAGCAATACCGGAAACTTGGCTATACAAAGGCCAGGGTAGATGGTGAAGTAATTACCATTAAGCCGGGATTCCAGGTGAGCCGTTACCAGATCCATGATATTGAATTGGTGATAGACCGGGTGAAGGTGGACGAAAAATCCGAGAAGCGGATAAAAGCGTCCATAGAGCTGGCACTGAAGCAAGGCAATGGAAGCCTGATGGTGGTGGACAGCAAATCGGACGCATCCTTCAATTTCAGCAAAAATCTGATGTGCCCGGATAGCGGTATTTCTTATGATGAGCCGCAGCCAAACACCTTTTCCTTTAATTCTCCCTATGGATATTGCCCTGCCTGCAAAGGGCTTGGCATTACATGGTCATTCGATGTGGACCGCATTTTTCCCGATCCTGAGTTGAGTATAGCTGATGGCGGAATTGCGCCCCTGGGCAAGGACGTTGATTATTGGTACAAGCATGTATTAAAATCAATCGCTAAAAAATTTAAGTTTAAGCTTACAGATCCGATTAAAAAGCTCTCGCCCGAGGCAATAGATGCCATTCTTTATGGCGCTGATGCTGAAATGCAAATTGAAACGGAGTTTGGAGATTATAGTGCCCGCTTTCCCGGATTGGTCAAAACCCTTGAAAAATCAATGGGTCAAAAGAGCAGTGTATTCTCTAAAAGTGATGTTGCAGAAGTTGCCTACCAGACTGAATGCCAAGCCTGCCACGGCTACAGGTTGAAAGAGGAAGCATTGCATTTTAAGATCGCAGACATGCATATTGGAGAGGCTTCATCCATGCAGATTGACCACTTTTATAAATGGATCGGGAAGCTGGAAAAATCATTTGAGGGCAACAGGAAAATTATTGCTGCGGAAATTTTAAAAGAGATAAAAACACGCACCAGTTTTCTGCTGGATGTGGGTCTGAATTACCTTATGCTGAACCGCTCATCCGCATCCATTTCGGGTGGAGAAGCGCAGCGCATCCGGCTGGCAACGCAAATCGGTTCGCAGTTGCTGAACGTGCTGTACATTCTGGATGAGCCGAGCATCGGGCTCCACCAGCGCGACAATCAAAGGCTGATCGGTGCGCTGAAAAACCTGCGGGACATCGGCAATACTGTACTGGTGGTGGAGCATGACCGCGACATGATCATGGAAGCCGACTATATAGTGGATCTCGGGCCAAAGGCCGGAATTCATGGAGGCGAGGTAGTGGCAAAAGGTTCTCCTGATAAAATTATGGAGCAACTTTCCATTACCACGGATTTCCTGAGCGGCCGGGCCAATATCCGAATGCCGGAGCGCAGACGCAAAGGAAGCGGTAAAAAATTGCGGGTAAAAGGAGCCTCCGGCCATAATCTTAAGAATGTAACCCTTGAGCTTCCACTTGGAATGCTGGTATGCGTCACAGGAGTTTCCGGCAGCGGCAAATCTTCGCTCATAAACGAAACGCTGTATCCCATCCTGCGGAGCCATTTCTACAATGCTTCAGGCAGGCCGCTCCCTTACAAATCCATCAAAGGCCTGGAACATCTTGATAAAGTAATTGAAATTGACCAATCGGCTATTGGCAGAACACCGCGCTCCAATCCTGCTACCTATACCGGAATGTTCACGCTCATCCGGAACTTGTTTTCGGATCTTCCGGAAGCAAAGATCAGGGGTTATAAACCGGGGCGTTTTTCATTTAATGTAAAAGGTGGCCGCTGTGAAGAGTGCAAAGGTGGAGGGCTAAAACTCATTGAGATGAATTTCCTGCCGGATGTATACGTGGAGTGTCCATCCTGTTTTGGCAAGCGCTACAACCGTGAAACCCTGGAAGTGCGCTATAAGGGAAAATCAATCAGTGATGTGCTGGAAATGACCATTGAGGAGAGCCTTGAGTTCTTCCGGAACATTCCAAATATCAAGCGAAAACTGATGACCCTGAATGATGTGGGGCTTGGCTACATTCATGTGGGCCAGCCTTCCACTACTTTATCAGGAGGAGAGGCGCAACGCGTGAAGCTGGCGACCGAACTCTCAAAGCGAGATACCGGGCAGACGCTTTACATCCTTGACGAACCTACCACCGGACTTCATTTTGAAGATATCCGGATTCTCATGGATGTTTTACAAAAGCTGGTAACACGTGGAAATACGGTGCTCATTATTGAACACAATATGGATGTTATTAAAATGGCAGATCATATTATTGATATTGGGCCTGAAGGCGGCAGCAAAGGAGGCGAGATCATCTGCTCAGGCACACCAGAGGAAGTTGCTGCCCAAGATAAAGGCCATACGGCAAAATTTCTCGCAAGGGAACTGAAGTAG